The DNA sequence GGCGCCCCAGGCCCACGGCCGCGGCCGTCTTGTTGACCTGGAACGCGCCGAGCCCGGTGCCCGGGTCCCGGCCGCCGTGCGGCGCGAACAGGGCCGTGGCGCGCGGCCAGCCGTCGAAGCTCTGCCCGGCGGTCGTCGCGAACAGCAGCAGCGAGCCGCCGCCGACCAGGCCGAGCGCGCCGCGCCGGGACACGGTCGGCTCGGCGGGCCGGGCGGCGACGAGCCCCGAGCCGCCGTCGCCTTCCGGCGCGCGCGTCCGCAGCTGCGCCCGGAAGCCGCGCTCCCGCAACACCCGTACGGTGCGCGGTAGTTTCAGCGCCACGTGGGCGGCGAATCCGGCGAAGAACACCCACGCGCCGTAGAAGTGCAGGGGGTAGAAGGAGCCGGGAAAGACGTACTCCAACTGCACGTTCAGGATGCCCGTCGCGAACTCGAACAGCGCGCCGCCCACGAGCAGCAGCAGGGAGAGGCGTTCCAGGGCGTGCCCCACGGACCGCACGGGCGGCAGCTCGAAGAACTTCGGGAGCACCGACCACAGCTTGGCGAGCAGCACCGGTACGAGCGTGACGCCGACGGTGACGTGCAGGCCCTGGGTGAGGCGGTACAGCCAGCGCGGACGGGTCGGCCAGGGGAAGAGGTAGAAGCCGAGGATCCCCTTGTCGGGCGTCTTGTCGTTGACGGGCGACAGGCCGGGGTTGTACGCGGCGTACGACAGCAGGCCGGTCACGAAGAGCAGCGTCATACCGGCCAGGAGCACCACGCCGAGCACGGAGGTGAACCAGGGACCGCGCAGCGGGCTGCGCCACAGGCCGGTCGGTCCGCGAGCCGCC is a window from the Streptomyces spectabilis genome containing:
- a CDS encoding molybdopterin-dependent oxidoreductase, with the protein product MGKPQGPPAADTARSAAARGPTGLWRSPLRGPWFTSVLGVVLLAGMTLLFVTGLLSYAAYNPGLSPVNDKTPDKGILGFYLFPWPTRPRWLYRLTQGLHVTVGVTLVPVLLAKLWSVLPKFFELPPVRSVGHALERLSLLLLVGGALFEFATGILNVQLEYVFPGSFYPLHFYGAWVFFAGFAAHVALKLPRTVRVLRERGFRAQLRTRAPEGDGGSGLVAARPAEPTVSRRGALGLVGGGSLLLFATTAGQSFDGWPRATALFAPHGGRDPGTGLGAFQVNKTAAAVGLGRRDLVDGWRLDLVGRGRTVRLTRADLLALPQHRADLPLACVEGWSTSDQAWQGVRLRDLAALVGYDGERADPPGVLVESLQTRGAFRRAALRDNQVRDPRSLLALRVNGADLSPDHGYPARVIVPAAPGVLNTKWVARMTFGELV